From Gossypium raimondii isolate GPD5lz chromosome 11, ASM2569854v1, whole genome shotgun sequence:
tttatatggattaaaacaatttGGACATATGTGGTACAATCGTCTTAGTGAATACTTGTTAAAAGAATGTTACAAAAACGATCAAATTTCTCCATGTGTCTTTATAAAAAAGTTTAGATCAAATTTTgtgataattaatatttatgttgatgatttaaatattattggaactctTGAAGAGCTCCAAAATATAGTAAActgtttaaagaaagaatttgagatgaaagatcttggaaaaataaagttttgtcTTGGCTTACAAATCGagcatttaaaagatgaaattcatgTCCATTAGTCAATTTATACGGAAAagatcttaaagaaattttacatggataaagCGCATCCATTGAGTACCCCGATGGTTGTGTGATTGTTAGATTGAATTTTGTCCTTGTGAGaatgatgaaaattttcttgGTCCTAAGGTACCACATCTAAATGGTAATGATAtatcttgcaaacaacacaagacCTGATATAACTTTCGTTGTAAACTTATTAgcaagatttagttcttctccaacaCGTAGACATTGGAATAGAATTAAATATGTATTCGGATATCTCAGAATGGccattaatatgaaattattttattcaaatgattcaaaatctcTATTAGTTGGCTATGTTGATGTTGGTTATTTATCGGATCAACATAAAGGTTGATCTCAAAtaggatatttatttacatgtgggGTTACAACCGTATCATGGCGTTCAACAAAGCAAACATTATCTGTCACTTcttcaaatcatgcaaaaataattgcaatgcatgaGGCAAATCAAAAGTgtgtttggctaaggttattgacccaacatatccaaaagatatataattttcCTTTACAGGAAATGATTCCAACTAtcttatatgaaaataatacaGCATGTATAGCTCAATTGAAGGGTGGTTACATTAAAGGTGACAAaacgaaacatatttcaccaaaattattcttcacccATGATCTTAAGAAAAGAGGTGATATAAATGTTGAACAAATTCATTCTAGTGATAATTTAACAGATCTTTTTACTAAGGCATTGCCAACCTCAACATTTGAAAGACTACTACACAAGATTGGAATATTCGACTCaaagatgtaatgtaatgttgcCATTAGGGGGAGTTTAAAAACAAgttgtactctttttctttaaccaatgttttgtcccattgggttttcctaGTAAAGGTTTTTAACGAGGTAGTTTGTAATAgaagattgtgtactctttttccttcattaggtttttatcccacagGGCTTTTCCTAATCATGTTTTAATGAGCCACATTATATATCAATGGAtatccaagggggagtgttatgaatatcttattaagtggatgtccataaagatcaagataagttttgatgtgcTTTAAATTCTAGTAGtcattagaattagatctctacttcatttatacttcttatgcctataaatagagactttaaAGAAGTCTTGTAATCATctcatttatcaataaaatacattctcTATTACTTcccatattttttgtttttactctctctatctctctttattttataacaaaaattattaatagattattgaaattgtaataaaattataaaaaaaattgaaaattattataaattgtaaacaatttaaaatataattaaaaattataaaactattaaacagatataaaaattgtgaaaagttataaaagattatattttaaaaaatttataagaagTACTACCACTCTCTCTTTTCCTCATTCGCCATTATCGTCACATGCAAATTTTTGCCTACTCCATCACTCACTTTGTGCTCCTTTCCTTCGGCCTTTGCGCCATTGCACGATACCTCCTTAATTCCATGGTCCGTTGTTCATGTTTTGTTCATTGGTGGGGAACTTGTAGGTGCAATGGATGAAGTCATGGCATCTCATATCAATGGCACTCTTGTTTTTCTCCTCAAACAAGTTGGTGGGCTCTAGCTTAGATTATATTTGGTGTTActcataaaaaaatagaaaaaataaactaatatagACAAGGAGTCTACTCCATTTTGGATACATCAATGGTTGATATGTATTTGGGTTGTTTGGATTCCATTGAATATGTCTTTCATAACTTTCAAGATAAAACTCATCTCACTAAAGCATTGAGTGATGTTTGGATAACATAAGTGAGATGAGACTCCTCAAACACACTAGTGATACTCAAATGTACTAAAAGCTTCTCGGTAAGAATAGTTttcctacttttattttttattctacttCAATACAAGTCTAAAATGAAAATCGAGATATAAGTAACAATTATAAAAGCacggattttgtaaaaattaaacatattatataatataattataaattttataattataatacaaatatgatcttaataatttcaattataatttaaaaaaaatctaagtttAATTTACCTTGTTTCActacaaataaattatcatttagtGACGACTAAAAATCTGTCACTAAAAACAAAGGATTTGTCAGTATAGATCTGAAAACCCTATATCGACGGTCAAAATGACTATTCCTACTAAAGGTTAACCGTTGGCACATGTAACATTGATATACTCTTTTATCATCGAAAAATGTGACCATCGAAATAGGTATAAAGCTTTATAACGATGGTTTGAATGTCACTATGTCGGTATAAATAATGTCTGctttaattgatttgataatACCTATATCGATGGTAAAAACTATCGACATAGGTTTCAAGTGTCAAAGTATGCATTAAAGAAATAGGGATGTTAATGACCGTTAGTAAAAGGTTATGTGAATGAAATTCTTATTATCTCCCTAAGCTTATAGCGACAGTATGAGTTGTCGATAAATGTTCAATGAGTGAGATTTCAATATCATCTCTAAACatatagtgataattaaaacTATCGATAAGGTTTGAATAGTATCCAATTGCCAAAAAATTAGtttgtttataatattaattaaattataatcttAATCCTATATACTAAATGTAATGcccttgaatttttatttttgtttttgcgaAGGTGTGACACAACTATGTATCTGCTTCAATGGTTAGctgttctgggtgtgtgagaggtcccaagttcaagctaggacttgtcagtaggcttttaagtaaaagtttagaaaataattaacagaatggatctgctggtttggtggataagtggagtgttggtgtgaaagAGGTTCTGTGTTCAATTCTTTGTGATGGCATGGAGATagtatttttgctccaatttcggCTAAGAGTTGTGTTGGGGCAAAACTCTGAGTATttgtgttttagtgggttaatagggaGTGATTATAGGAGATAATGAGGGAGAGATTATTAGAAAATAAtctgattatctttttgttgcagaaaaaaaaagtagagtttcggttttctctccaattacctaaactttttctgacgttttcttcttctttttccctcCTCTGCCGATTCTTTCCCCtagttgctgccaaaatttccattatttttccccttccgtttctttctttagtttccaattgatttggttgttcatcGTTGGTTGCGTGTGTTCGGTAAGTAACGATTTTGTCTATTGTTAATCGTTCTTAGTTAATCTCTGAAAGGAGGATtcctttttggtgtttaggagttaatcaaTGAGCTAGTGGTTTTGAATCGACGTTGTAATTGTGCGAAGTCGTGGTTACTCAAGCAAGGTAagggttttgttaggtttttagtcgagttccttccaaaattggttggttaaaaatgaattaagtgattaatttgGAGATTTGTTAGTCAATTTTTAGGTTATGGAGGCTTAGGAGTGCTTACGCATCAGAAacgataccaggtgtgtactcGAAATGCAAAAAATGGGATTtggcgaaaagctgaaattgcttgctgtcaagaaataagagaaataagagaaaataatgcgaaatattgtagagaaaggaaataagggtgttataaactttgaaatcaacattctgcactaaaatagttttggacaacagtagtagtctaactttgaaaaatcatcaaaaatagtggaaattgagttagaggttgaataaaatacgaaattaatttattgagtctagtttttcatggaagaaacaatgtaagcaatgaaattgtaagttatgagatataatgaattttgtgagacaaggtcaaaaTGGGTTCGGGttccctattctgactttggaaaaatcatATGGGttcaggttcccctgttctgactttggaaaaatcatcgaaaattgtaaaaaaaaaataattaggggcttaaatttatatgtttaaatccttaacgagtctatttttaagagaaacaaatggaaacatgaTTCGAAttccgtactaagagataaataatttttagtaaggaaaggttgaagctgtcaaacagTAGAATCGGgatagatttgaagattttactgtacttatttgataaactataaaatctaaaaattttatggtagaaaggtatttgtgtttagtttcgaaaacatcaagcggatcttaatttggaattctatagctcaatatataaataatttagtaacaacgactcaagtagacagctttgaatgaacatataagtaagtagtgaaaacatatatgaatatttagctagcatgggttacattaaaaatggatcacacgaCCAAGGCCAATTTAGGCTGAGTGGGCCACAGGGGCACacacacacaggcgtgtgggcccatttttatcggaatgtttctaaggttgcacgagtcgcccaagtcgactgtgaacctactgtaaggtcgaTAAGCGCTACTTAAACCCCTAAATGTGTGATACTGACTGAATGATATTTGtgtactgagcatgttaatacCTGGACCGAATATATGtaatgaaattgcataatagcatatcatccattgtatgttgcattgcattgggttggggttCTTAGtcagaggaagtgtactgaaagactttaagcctaatttactggcagcccAGCTGGaaactactgttttgtgccACATTatgtactacttggagtgtagggatgggcgggttgattatatccccacatggagtgtagggttggacaaagatggtgtgtagaggctggatgggtaggattttgctactgCATAATCATTACTACTCGACATcttgtgatgggctaaggccctctTGCATTTTGACCTTTGtcttgagatgggctaaggcccaaacatcctcgatcttgaaaagggcttaggcccaagacaTTCAACTGCCTTTGTGAATcttgattgtttgtttgtttctgcgggattacacactgagtttacgtaaactcaccatttttgtttaatgtgcacaggtaatccccagacttagatGAATCAgtgcgacggaggactcagcggtgactacaaaaatttttggacttcatggctttcaatttacgttttatgatttaattattattgattatttgggttgtaatttaaggaccctctaggactttggttttaaattttggttatttatttatttatttattttactttatggatttatacctgctAGTCGTAAGAAATtcgattttcaaaaagttaaagtagtttctaaacgcatgatcacttagactgttttattaaagcttctgcaacgagggatgtttcaaaaaaaatgttttaaatgaataaagacaacTTCTTAAGTTCTAACAGAGGTTTACTAAAtataataacatggaatgttttcaacgtaacaacgaggtttcaaaaatACTATCTTCTGACATTGCCAGATAcaaccataacgtctaggctaggtttggagtgttacactaaaaaaaattacaacccaaacataattttgataaaatatccAAACTAATATACATTAGAAGTATACAAGAAACAATGTTATTATTATAGAAACAAAGATCTGAATAGCAACATAAACTAAAAGCACATAGTTTTACTTTTTAGCAACATAAACATAATCTTGATAAAAATATCCAAACTGATACTTATTACAAATatacaagaaacaataaatttttttattacagaAACAAAGATTTGAATAGCGACATAAACGGTATAAGAATCACTAGTCATGAATGGGAGGAGGAAATCCCCATTTCTTGTTTGGCTGTTGGCAAACGTgtgttgaaatatgaaaaaatatataaaaaatgaagtaCGATTGTAGTGCTAGTGTATAgatcaaattgtaataaaattatattacgacGAAACACCAAATGTATTCCGAGAATTGAACTCAAATGAGTTTGTGCAATTTGAGgcaaagaataaaaataacacaTGCAAGAAAGTCTACTAAGCTACTATCACAATTAATTAGTACAACAATCCAAAACAAGTGATTGTCAAATTcctaaaaaacaaacaaacataaaaactttcaattaatagaaaaaaatatcagCAATAATGGTGATCGATTAGTCTTCATGTAagcaataaaattatatttaagggACTCAATTGACAATTTCctcattttaactaaatttacctctcgatttcaatttaataaaatgtagaACTTAATCAAATTATCTTCTTGATCTCACTTAATTaagccaaaataaatttatttttacttgaaaACCCTCATTTCGGTCTTAGCTATCTAAATTTCCACTTAAagttatcaatttcaaattttatagtttattcaACTTAGTCTAAATTGTTCAATTGACTATTTAGGCATAAATTCACATACTTACAATCAAATCAACCAATCACTCAAGGTATTCAGAACATACCCATagcaaaattaaacacaaagaGCAATTCCAtacaatcaaattaaattaaaagaatgaaattgaaataagtttaaaaaacttaataatgTGTAGAATTTCTTAATTCCAATGGTAGAGATGCTTCAATCCAAAAGAATTTATTGAAAGCCCAATGATGAAAtctttaattgaaatgaaattaaaaataaaatcaagagtTTGATAATACTAACCTAGAAAATATTCAAATGTCCCTGTACCATTTAACTTCGAAATTTCCCTCAACTAATTCTTAAAAGTCTTAACTTAAAGGCTATTCTAACACTAATTCACCACCCAAATCAGTTGAGTTTAGGTGATATAATAAATGTTCAATTACATAAACATCCTTGCTATTAATCCCATATAAGACATGTTTGACTAATGTTTCCACCATTTGCCCTTCAAAATCTCGGTAGATTTGATTGTTATGGACTTGATGTCGCGACGCTGGGAAGGTAATGTTGCAACACTTTTGCACAGAGGGCTTTGGGTCGTGACATCACAGGTTTGATGTCATGACCTTGCTCAGTCTCTTTGGTCCATCTTTAGGGGCGATGTTGAAACCATAGAACCGGTGTTGTGACCTTGCAGATCAGGGAGATCTGTGTCATGATAACACAGGTCCAGTGTCGCGACCTTGAAGCTTCCCGAGGTGCCTCCTTAACATGGTGGAAAGGCTGATGTCGTGACACTAAGAGTCAGAGGACTTCGGGTTGTGACATCCATCTCCCGAGATTGCAACGCCAAAGTTGCCCCCCTGCTTCATTCTTTCTTGCTTgattatcaaaatataacatttcCTTTCAAAGTACTCGACTATGGAAACTTAATCAAGACCTTATCAATTGAAGAATTATCCATTACCTTAAGCCAATAATCcatcaaaaattaaaagtgcAAGCTTCCTTGCCTCCTACATTTTGTTACGGCAAAGcaagaagaaaaagttgaagaattcctttgtttgtttcttcttgttggTTCGGCTAAGGAAGGAGATGAAGGTTATCTTTTTCATTCTCTCTTTTATTAGtgcatgttaaattaaattttaattaatgaaaattttcaatagcCATAATCTCTTGATGGATAAATTAATGGAAATGGAAGGTTAGGATCAAGACTAGTCACTAACATAAAATTGGTTATGATTTAGTTGTTATTAAGTCCTAGGTTAATTTGCTACAGAAGGCCATCAATATTTCTTTGATCAAATTCAATTTGTGCAACCACTTTACAAGTTAGTCCCTGTACTATGTTCAATGACCCATCTAACTAAATTCACTTAATAAATTCaaccctaaaaatttcatatttgacaCATAATTATTCGATTTTAATTTTCGGCTAACTTGATTTAAGAAACTCggcctcaaaattaaattttttgactccGTTGAAAATCAGGTCCTTACAAGAggattaaattttctattttgccAATTTTAGAATTGTCACATCATCTCTTCGTCACAACATTAATGAAGTTAATagaattagataaaaaaaaaaaagaaagaaaaagacaagCACAATTAGTTGGATgcctattttgtaattttccatAGTCGGatgacaaaaaaagaaatttaagtgTAGTTGAATGACCTGccatgtagtttaccctaaaaaataTAGTTTCTAGTAAGTTTGcttaggttaaaatatgatcaaGTCTCTATACtctttgtatatataaaacttagtcATTAATctacttttatttcaaagaattaGGTGTctacttttagatttaaaaatacaagtCCGATTGTTAATCATGATAaacatttttgttaaatttaggtacttttctttttgccaaactgttaaatttaagtatattataatgtattttttattacatgattatcaagtgagtttttttatttcaatatgcCACACTAgataatttaatagaataattttaatggtgttagaaattagacctaaattttaaatttgaaaagagagattaaattttaaaaataaaagtaaatggactaaattacaaataaaggAAGAGTACATGGACCtcaagcatattttaaccttttacttaattaacccttaaaagaaaggaaaatacgAAAACCCTTCTCCATCTGTGCTAATGTTCGTAGTTGATAGTCTAATCGGCCGTACCTTTCTCTCCACAGATCTCAGCAACTTTCACGAGCAGTGGATTGGCGGTAGGTAAAAGCGAAAACCCAACTCACAGAGGGCTCGACTTTTATATTCAGGGAAGCTATTTTAGTTTCAGAAAAATGGATCCATTATCTCAGTTTTTATTGGCAATTCTCTTTTTCCATAGCTCAGAATACATTTTAGCTGCTGCTATTCATGGGATGTCAAATGTTAATGTCAAATCACTTCTTGTCagtaaagaatatgttttaGCCATGGTCTTCGCATTGCTTGAATACTTTTTTGAACTCCTTTTATTCCCTGGACTGAAAGAACATTTGTGGGTTAGTAATCTAGGGCTTGCAATGCTTGTTGTAGGAGAAATTGTAAGGAAATTGGCTATTGTAACTGCTGGTCGGTcttttacacatttaattagGGTTTATCATGAGGATCATCATAAGTTGGTTACCAGTGGAGTTTATGCCTTTGTTCGTCATCCGAGTTATTGTGGTTTCCTGATTTGGTCAGTTGGTACTCAGATAATGCTTTGTAATCCTATAGCCAC
This genomic window contains:
- the LOC105804388 gene encoding protein-S-isoprenylcysteine O-methyltransferase A translates to MDPLSQFLLAILFFHSSEYILAAAIHGMSNVNVKSLLVSKEYVLAMVFALLEYFFELLLFPGLKEHLWVSNLGLAMLVVGEIVRKLAIVTAGRSFTHLIRVYHEDHHKLVTSGVYAFVRHPSYCGFLIWSVGTQIMLCNPIATVGFAVVVWRFFVARIPYEEYFLRQFFGADYEEYARRVPSGVPFVM